A region from the Corynebacterium halotolerans YIM 70093 = DSM 44683 genome encodes:
- the steA gene encoding putative cytokinetic ring protein SteA: MRRMSLFSRTADLPGLHGTLRDCTSAGRGFKRLREGDIAVVDTPDLSRPDAQRLLDAKPAAVVNLARFSTGTVPNFGPHMLLDAGVLLVEGAGEELASGLKDGKKGRVTDDGEVHIADRTIGGGTVVTQEAAERSFSEAQQSLVDHMEAYFGNTIQFIHSEGPLLIDGLGIPDTGIKFTGRKVLVVSPGTGHRNQVKQLRNFIREYEPVIIGVDDAADTLVELGYKPDLIVGNPAGIGADTLRSGARVVLPAEPDGHAVGLERIQDLGVGAMTFPAATDSATDLALLLAGYHGAQLVVNAGAPLDLDAIFAKDPTATPAALLTRTKLGPRLVDASAVSGLYTVNGGRGIAWLWAVLGILVALAVIVAIVGLSGPDSFLNNLIDTWNSFALTVQGWFN, encoded by the coding sequence ATGAGGCGCATGAGCCTGTTCTCCCGCACCGCCGACCTGCCCGGTCTGCACGGAACCCTGCGCGACTGCACCTCCGCCGGCAGGGGGTTCAAGCGACTCCGCGAGGGTGACATCGCCGTCGTGGACACGCCGGATCTCTCCCGCCCGGACGCCCAGCGCCTGCTCGACGCGAAGCCGGCGGCGGTGGTCAACCTGGCCCGCTTCTCCACGGGGACCGTCCCGAACTTCGGCCCCCACATGCTCCTCGACGCCGGGGTCCTGCTCGTTGAGGGGGCGGGGGAGGAACTCGCCTCGGGTCTGAAGGACGGCAAGAAAGGCCGCGTCACCGACGACGGGGAGGTCCACATCGCGGACCGGACGATCGGCGGCGGGACCGTGGTCACCCAGGAGGCGGCGGAGCGTTCCTTCAGCGAGGCGCAGCAGTCCCTGGTCGACCACATGGAGGCCTACTTCGGCAACACCATCCAGTTCATCCACTCCGAGGGCCCGCTGCTCATCGACGGACTGGGCATCCCCGACACCGGCATCAAGTTCACCGGGCGCAAGGTGCTGGTGGTCAGCCCGGGGACAGGGCACCGCAACCAGGTCAAGCAGCTGCGCAACTTCATCCGCGAGTACGAGCCGGTGATCATCGGCGTCGACGACGCCGCCGACACCCTTGTCGAGCTCGGCTACAAGCCCGATCTGATCGTGGGTAATCCGGCCGGCATCGGCGCGGACACGTTGCGCAGCGGGGCACGCGTGGTCCTGCCCGCCGAGCCGGACGGCCACGCCGTGGGGCTGGAGCGCATCCAGGATCTCGGCGTCGGCGCCATGACCTTCCCGGCGGCGACCGATTCCGCCACCGACCTGGCCCTGCTGCTCGCGGGCTACCACGGCGCCCAGCTCGTGGTGAACGCCGGTGCGCCGCTGGATCTCGACGCCATCTTCGCCAAGGACCCCACCGCAACCCCGGCCGCGCTGCTGACGCGGACCAAGCTCGGCCCGCGGCTGGTGGACGCCTCCGCGGTTTCCGGCCTCTACACCGTGAACGGGGGTCGCGGTATCGCCTGGCTGTGGGCCGTCCTCGGCATCCTCGTCGCGCTGGCCGTCATCGTCGCCATCGTGGGGCTGTCCGGACCGGACAGCTTCCTCAACAATCTCATCGACACCTGGAACAGCTTCGCGCTGACCGTCCAGGGCTGGTTCAACTAG
- the xerD gene encoding site-specific tyrosine recombinase XerD yields MTAPRSIATTWLNHLAVERGLSANTLSNYRRDVERYLAWLDDAGFDDLGEVAATDIEAYVADLRRGTHGRPLAASSVGRALVVARGLHKFAVHEGAVPVDVAAEVSPPATGRHLPDTLSVDQVAGLIDAVPTGEFATPVDLRDRALLELLYGTGARISEVTGLAVDDVTDCDGILKITGKGDKQRLVPVGSKALEAVDDYLMRARPVFSKGKSHALLLNTRGGALSRQSAWAALKTAATRAGLTADISPHTLRHSYATHLLEGGADVRVVQELLGHSSVTTTQIYTHITAENLRQVWREAHPRA; encoded by the coding sequence GTGACCGCCCCCCGCAGCATCGCCACCACCTGGCTCAACCACCTCGCCGTCGAACGCGGACTGTCGGCCAACACCCTGAGCAACTACCGGCGCGACGTCGAGCGCTACCTCGCCTGGCTCGACGACGCCGGCTTCGACGACCTGGGCGAGGTCGCCGCCACCGACATCGAGGCCTACGTCGCCGACCTGCGGCGCGGCACCCACGGCAGACCGCTGGCGGCCTCCTCGGTGGGACGCGCGCTCGTTGTCGCCCGTGGGCTGCACAAGTTCGCCGTGCACGAGGGTGCAGTGCCCGTCGACGTCGCCGCGGAGGTCTCGCCCCCGGCCACCGGCCGCCACCTGCCCGACACGCTGTCCGTCGACCAGGTCGCCGGGCTCATCGACGCCGTGCCCACCGGGGAGTTCGCCACCCCGGTGGACCTGCGCGACCGGGCGCTGCTCGAGCTGCTCTACGGCACCGGCGCGCGCATCTCGGAGGTCACCGGACTAGCGGTCGACGACGTCACCGACTGCGACGGCATCCTCAAGATCACCGGCAAGGGTGACAAGCAACGTCTCGTGCCGGTCGGCTCCAAGGCGCTCGAGGCCGTCGACGACTACCTCATGCGCGCCCGACCGGTGTTCTCGAAGGGGAAGTCGCACGCGCTGCTGCTCAACACCCGGGGCGGGGCACTGTCACGGCAGAGCGCCTGGGCGGCGCTGAAGACCGCCGCCACCCGCGCCGGGCTGACCGCGGACATCTCCCCGCACACCCTGCGCCACAGCTACGCCACGCACCTGCTCGAGGGCGGGGCGGACGTGCGCGTGGTACAGGAACTGCTCGGACACTCCTCGGTGACCACCACCCAGATCTACACGCACATCACCGCCGAGAATCTCCGCCAGGTGTGGCGCGAGGCGCACCCGCGGGCCTAG
- a CDS encoding CTP synthase: MSAHRTKFVFVTGGVVSSLGKGLTAASLGRLLSSRGLNVTMQKLDPYLNVDPGTMNPFEHGEVFVTDDGAETDLDLGHYERFLDRNLTRNANVTTGQVYSSVIARERRGGYLGKTVQVIPHITDEIKARILAMGEPDADGDIPDVVITEIGGTVGDIESQPFLEAARQVRHEVGRENIFFIHVSLVPYLAPSGELKSKPTQHSVAELRSIGIQPDAIVLRCDREVPVPLKEKIALMCDVETEGVVSCADSASIYNIPEVLHRERLDAFLIRRLNLPFRDVDWSTWNDLLERVHHPEGEVTVGIVGKYIGLPDAYLSVVEAIRHAGFHHRVQANISWITSEDCKTPEDAARALAGVDAVVIPGGFGVRGIEGKIGAIRHCRVNRVPLLGLCLGLQCIVLEAARVAGIDAASSTEFDPATPAPVIATMAEQRAAVSGEADLGGTMRLGSWPATLAAGSLVAELYGATEVAERHRHRYEVNNAYRGPVAEGSGLVFSGTSPDGRLVEFVEYPRDVHPFLVATQAHPEYKSRPTAAHPLFSGLVGAALAHRA, translated from the coding sequence ATGTCCGCTCACCGCACCAAATTCGTCTTCGTCACCGGGGGAGTGGTCTCCTCGCTGGGCAAGGGACTGACCGCCGCCAGCCTCGGTCGGCTGCTCAGCTCCCGGGGCCTGAACGTGACGATGCAGAAGCTCGATCCGTACCTCAACGTCGATCCGGGCACGATGAACCCCTTCGAGCACGGCGAGGTCTTCGTCACCGACGACGGCGCCGAGACGGATCTCGATCTCGGCCACTACGAGCGCTTCCTCGACCGCAATCTGACCCGCAACGCCAACGTGACCACCGGCCAGGTGTACTCGAGCGTGATCGCCCGCGAGCGCCGCGGCGGCTACCTGGGAAAGACCGTTCAGGTCATCCCGCACATCACCGACGAGATCAAGGCCCGCATCCTGGCGATGGGGGAACCGGACGCGGACGGGGACATCCCGGACGTGGTCATCACGGAGATCGGCGGCACCGTCGGTGACATCGAGTCCCAACCCTTCCTCGAGGCCGCCCGCCAGGTCCGCCACGAGGTGGGCCGGGAGAACATCTTCTTCATCCACGTCTCGCTCGTGCCCTATCTCGCCCCCTCCGGCGAGCTGAAATCCAAGCCCACGCAGCACTCCGTCGCCGAGTTGCGCTCCATCGGCATCCAGCCCGACGCGATCGTCCTGCGCTGCGACCGGGAGGTGCCGGTCCCGCTCAAGGAGAAGATCGCCCTGATGTGCGACGTCGAGACCGAGGGGGTGGTCTCGTGCGCCGACTCGGCCTCGATCTACAACATCCCCGAGGTGCTGCACCGTGAGCGGTTGGACGCCTTCCTCATCCGGCGGCTGAACCTGCCGTTCCGGGACGTCGACTGGTCCACCTGGAACGACCTGCTCGAGCGCGTCCACCACCCCGAGGGGGAGGTCACCGTCGGGATCGTCGGCAAGTACATCGGGCTGCCGGACGCCTACCTCTCCGTGGTGGAGGCAATCCGCCACGCCGGCTTCCACCACCGGGTCCAGGCGAACATCAGCTGGATCACCTCCGAGGACTGCAAGACGCCCGAGGATGCCGCCCGGGCCCTGGCCGGTGTCGACGCCGTGGTCATCCCCGGCGGCTTCGGCGTCCGCGGCATCGAGGGCAAGATCGGCGCGATCCGCCACTGCCGGGTCAACCGCGTCCCGCTGCTCGGCCTGTGCCTGGGGCTGCAGTGCATCGTGCTGGAGGCCGCGCGGGTCGCCGGCATCGACGCCGCCTCGTCCACCGAGTTCGACCCCGCGACACCCGCACCGGTGATCGCCACGATGGCCGAGCAGCGGGCGGCCGTGTCCGGCGAGGCCGACCTGGGCGGGACCATGCGACTGGGCTCCTGGCCGGCCACCCTGGCGGCAGGGTCGCTGGTCGCCGAACTCTACGGCGCCACGGAGGTCGCCGAGCGTCACCGCCACCGCTACGAGGTCAACAACGCCTACCGCGGGCCCGTCGCCGAGGGATCCGGGCTGGTGTTCTCCGGCACCTCCCCGGACGGGAGACTCGTCGAGTTCGTCGAGTACCCGCGCGATGTCCACCCCTTCCTCGTGGCCACCCAGGCGCACCCCGAATACAAGTCCCGGCCCACGGCGGCGCACCCGCTGTTCAGCGGGCTGGTCGGGGCGGCACTGGCGCACAGGGCCTAA
- a CDS encoding NUDIX domain-containing protein: MAHEFTVLDSELLLESPILALRRDTLAMPGDVTATREVVEHFGAVAVVALDDDGRIALVRQYRHSAQDRLWELPAGILDMVGEDELATAERELQEEAGLAAGDWSVLADLITSPGFCDESVRVYLARDLRPVERPEAEHEEADMTMEWVDLDEAKARVFRGEVVNAIAISGIMTAAEVAAGRAEPRPVSAPFRHRPTSLAERRQAAGIVPDMKKL, translated from the coding sequence ATGGCCCATGAATTCACCGTCCTTGACTCGGAGCTGTTGCTCGAATCCCCGATCCTCGCCCTGCGGCGCGACACCCTCGCCATGCCGGGCGACGTCACCGCCACCCGGGAGGTCGTCGAACACTTCGGCGCCGTCGCCGTCGTGGCCCTCGACGACGACGGCCGGATCGCCCTGGTGCGCCAGTACCGCCACAGCGCACAGGACCGGCTGTGGGAGCTGCCCGCCGGCATCCTCGACATGGTCGGCGAGGACGAGCTGGCCACCGCCGAGCGCGAGCTGCAGGAGGAGGCCGGCCTGGCCGCCGGTGACTGGTCGGTGCTGGCGGACCTGATCACCAGCCCCGGCTTCTGCGACGAGTCCGTCCGCGTCTACCTGGCCCGTGACCTGCGCCCGGTCGAGCGCCCCGAGGCGGAGCACGAGGAGGCCGACATGACCATGGAGTGGGTGGATCTGGACGAGGCGAAGGCGCGCGTCTTCCGCGGCGAGGTGGTCAACGCCATCGCCATCTCCGGCATCATGACCGCTGCGGAGGTCGCCGCCGGCCGAGCCGAGCCCCGCCCGGTCTCCGCGCCATTCCGACACCGCCCGACGTCGCTGGCGGAGCGTCGGCAGGCCGCCGGTATCGTCCCGGACATGAAGAAGCTGTGA
- the recN gene encoding DNA repair protein RecN: protein MLADIAIENLGVIPSATAELSDGLTVLTGETGAGKTMVVTGLRLLTGGRADASRVRTGAGQAVVEGRFVTDRLPGDAARRTADTVESAGGTADENGEFIASRTVNATGRSRAHLGGRSVPAATLAEFSRELLTIHGQNDQLRLLAPDQQLAALDRFDPAIAPLLEAYRTTWRQWRTLARDLKERTESRRELAQEVDRLQFALNEIDEASPEPGEDLELVNQIRRLQDVDTLREQASTALGAIDGPEAFGGYSDEEPASTLLGRAESALTGSEDPKLREAGEKLSEITTLLSEISVDLGAYLSDLPADPNLLEEYLQRQQQLKQLTRKYAPDIDGVLAWREKAQARLSRIDISSEALDELKKQVAAAEQTMTAAAKKLTTARTKAAKKLGKQVTTELRGLAMPKARIEVEVRAIAPGRDGADEVELLLAANSSAEARPLASSASGGELSRVMLALEVILSAGSEGATLVFDEVDAGVGGRAAVEIGRRLARLATRNQVIVVTHLPQVAAYADTHLHVAKNVGDDAVTSGVVTLTGDERVEELARMLAGLDDTDTGRAHAAELLERAHAERAGFRHD from the coding sequence ATGCTTGCTGACATCGCCATCGAGAATCTCGGTGTCATCCCCTCCGCGACCGCGGAGTTGTCCGACGGACTGACGGTTCTCACCGGCGAAACCGGCGCCGGCAAGACCATGGTGGTCACCGGTCTGCGCCTGCTCACCGGCGGGCGCGCCGACGCCTCGCGGGTGCGCACCGGCGCCGGCCAGGCGGTCGTCGAGGGGCGGTTCGTCACCGACCGCCTGCCCGGCGACGCCGCGCGGCGTACCGCGGACACGGTCGAGTCGGCCGGGGGGACCGCGGACGAGAACGGTGAATTCATCGCCTCCCGCACCGTCAACGCGACGGGTCGTTCCCGCGCCCACCTGGGGGGACGTTCGGTTCCCGCGGCCACGCTCGCGGAGTTCAGCCGGGAGCTGCTGACCATCCACGGCCAGAACGATCAGCTCCGCCTGCTCGCCCCGGACCAGCAGCTGGCCGCCCTGGACCGCTTCGACCCGGCGATCGCCCCGCTGTTGGAGGCCTACCGGACGACGTGGCGGCAGTGGCGCACCCTGGCCCGGGATCTGAAGGAGCGCACCGAGTCCCGCCGTGAGCTCGCGCAGGAGGTCGACCGGCTGCAGTTCGCCCTCAACGAGATCGACGAGGCTTCCCCGGAACCCGGCGAGGACCTCGAGCTGGTCAACCAGATCCGGCGCCTGCAGGACGTGGACACCCTGCGCGAGCAGGCCTCCACCGCGCTCGGGGCGATTGACGGGCCCGAGGCCTTCGGTGGCTACTCCGACGAGGAGCCCGCCTCCACGCTGCTGGGGCGCGCGGAGTCCGCGCTGACCGGTTCGGAGGATCCGAAGCTCCGGGAGGCGGGGGAGAAGCTGTCCGAGATCACCACCCTGCTGTCCGAGATCTCCGTCGACCTCGGTGCCTACCTGTCCGATCTGCCGGCCGATCCCAACCTGCTCGAGGAGTACCTGCAGCGCCAGCAGCAGCTCAAGCAGCTGACCCGCAAGTACGCCCCCGACATCGACGGGGTGCTGGCCTGGCGGGAGAAGGCCCAGGCCCGGCTCAGCCGGATCGACATCTCCTCTGAGGCCCTCGACGAGCTGAAGAAGCAGGTCGCCGCCGCCGAGCAGACCATGACCGCCGCGGCGAAGAAGCTCACCACCGCGCGCACGAAGGCCGCGAAGAAACTGGGCAAGCAGGTCACCACCGAGCTGCGCGGCCTGGCGATGCCCAAGGCCCGCATCGAGGTCGAGGTCCGCGCCATCGCCCCCGGCCGGGACGGCGCGGACGAGGTGGAACTGCTGCTGGCGGCCAACTCCTCCGCCGAGGCCCGCCCGCTGGCCTCCTCGGCCTCGGGTGGTGAACTCTCCCGGGTCATGCTGGCGCTCGAGGTGATTCTCTCGGCCGGTTCCGAGGGCGCCACCCTGGTCTTCGACGAGGTCGACGCGGGCGTCGGGGGGCGCGCAGCCGTCGAGATCGGGCGCCGCCTGGCCCGGCTGGCCACCCGTAACCAGGTCATCGTGGTCACGCACCTGCCGCAGGTGGCCGCCTACGCCGACACCCACCTGCACGTGGCCAAGAACGTCGGCGACGACGCCGTCACCTCCGGAGTGGTCACGCTGACGGGGGATGAACGCGTGGAGGAGCTCGCCCGCATGCTCGCCGGCCTCGACGACACCGACACGGGCCGCGCGCATGCCGCCGAGTTGCTGGAACGCGCCCACGCCGAACGGGCGGGCTTCCGCCACGACTGA
- a CDS encoding TlyA family RNA methyltransferase, with protein MVARRRLDAELVRRKIARSREQAVEMIRDGRVFVGGFKALKPATVVEPEISIRVEESEDDGWASRGAHKLLGALAAFEPQGLSVAGRKVLDAGASTGGFTDVLLRRDAREVVAVDVGYGQLIWRLQNDARVTVLDRTNIRHLTAEMTGGPCDMMVGDLSFISLHLTLPTIAGCLAEGADLLPMVKPQFEVGKDRLGSGGVVRSPELRAEVTRETAEFAATLGLSCRGVVASPLPGPSGNVEYFLWLIKDGGASAPAPDQLTTMIDTAVKEGPQ; from the coding sequence ATGGTGGCACGCAGACGGCTCGATGCTGAGCTGGTCCGCCGCAAGATCGCGCGCTCACGCGAGCAGGCCGTCGAGATGATCAGGGACGGCCGGGTCTTCGTCGGCGGTTTCAAGGCGTTGAAGCCCGCGACGGTCGTCGAGCCGGAGATCTCCATCCGGGTCGAGGAGTCCGAGGACGACGGCTGGGCCTCCCGCGGCGCCCACAAGCTGCTCGGCGCACTCGCCGCCTTCGAGCCGCAGGGGCTGAGTGTGGCGGGACGCAAGGTCCTCGACGCCGGCGCCTCCACCGGGGGCTTCACCGACGTGCTGCTGCGTCGCGACGCCCGCGAGGTCGTCGCCGTCGACGTCGGCTACGGCCAGCTGATCTGGCGGCTGCAGAACGACGCCCGCGTCACCGTCCTCGACCGGACGAATATCCGCCATCTCACCGCGGAGATGACCGGTGGGCCCTGCGACATGATGGTCGGCGACCTGTCCTTCATCTCCCTGCACCTGACCCTGCCGACCATCGCGGGATGCCTGGCCGAGGGCGCGGACCTGCTGCCGATGGTCAAGCCCCAGTTCGAGGTCGGCAAGGACCGCCTCGGCTCGGGCGGGGTGGTGCGCAGTCCCGAACTGCGCGCCGAGGTCACGCGGGAGACCGCCGAGTTCGCGGCCACCCTGGGGTTGAGCTGCCGGGGCGTCGTGGCCTCCCCGCTGCCCGGGCCGAGCGGCAACGTAGAATACTTCCTGTGGCTGATCAAGGACGGCGGCGCCAGCGCCCCGGCACCGGATCAGCTGACCACCATGATCGACACCGCCGTGAAGGAGGGTCCGCAGTGA
- a CDS encoding copper transporter has product MAKNSSGRAGWLVAGLGFGVAAGVALGTLVISPNMPDGGAGEPAVTQADVDAAREDAEIAEAQAASADSVIAELADSAVEGTLVDRPVMVMHTAGAAPEDVDAVASLLDAAGAVNAGRISLSESFFTQEGADQLKAVVANTLPAGAQLSTENLDPGTHAGEALGSALLLDPESGQEQATSDERGLLLRTLRDGGFLSYEDGTILPAQVIVFVTGTLDGGGDAFAARNMASFARALDSRGNGTVLAGRIRTAADTGPIGLIRADEQASGEVSTVDSVGRAWGRMATVLAVREQLNGEAGAYGSAASAEAATPAP; this is encoded by the coding sequence ATGGCCAAGAACTCCTCCGGACGCGCCGGCTGGCTCGTCGCCGGTCTCGGTTTCGGCGTCGCCGCCGGTGTGGCGCTCGGCACCCTGGTGATCTCCCCGAACATGCCCGACGGCGGGGCCGGGGAGCCGGCGGTGACCCAGGCGGACGTCGACGCCGCCCGCGAGGACGCCGAGATCGCCGAGGCCCAGGCGGCCTCCGCCGACAGCGTCATCGCGGAGCTGGCCGATTCGGCCGTCGAGGGCACCCTGGTCGACCGGCCCGTCATGGTGATGCACACCGCCGGTGCCGCCCCCGAGGACGTCGACGCGGTGGCCTCCCTGCTGGATGCCGCCGGAGCCGTCAATGCGGGCCGGATCTCCCTGTCGGAGAGTTTCTTCACTCAGGAAGGTGCCGACCAGCTGAAGGCCGTGGTGGCCAACACCCTGCCCGCCGGGGCACAGCTGTCGACCGAGAACCTCGACCCGGGCACCCACGCCGGGGAGGCGCTCGGCTCCGCGCTCCTGCTGGATCCGGAGTCCGGGCAGGAGCAGGCGACCTCCGACGAGCGGGGCCTGCTGCTGCGCACCCTGCGGGACGGGGGGTTCCTCAGCTACGAGGACGGCACGATTCTGCCCGCCCAGGTCATCGTGTTCGTGACGGGCACCCTGGACGGCGGCGGGGACGCCTTCGCCGCCCGGAACATGGCCTCCTTCGCCCGCGCCCTGGATTCCCGCGGCAACGGCACCGTGTTGGCCGGCCGGATCCGCACGGCCGCGGACACCGGGCCCATCGGTCTCATCCGGGCCGACGAACAGGCCTCGGGTGAGGTGTCCACCGTCGATTCCGTCGGCCGGGCCTGGGGCCGGATGGCCACGGTGCTCGCCGTGCGCGAGCAACTCAACGGTGAGGCGGGGGCCTACGGTTCGGCCGCCTCTGCGGAGGCGGCCACCCCGGCGCCGTAG
- a CDS encoding NAD kinase: MSDRRQILLVPHTGRSSNVDAAERAAELMTGAGIDVRVLVHQDARPLDNSPVLADLPRVTHNADAAKGCDLVLVLGGDGTFLRAADLAHAVDLPVLGINLGHVGFLAEWEAESLDEAIQRVIDRDYRVEDRMTVDVTVLDDDLEVIGRGWALNEVSVENLNRRGVLDAILEVDGRPVSSFGCDGVLISTPTGSTAYAFSAGGPVLWPELDAILVVPNNAHALFTKPLVVSPRSTVAVESNPGASPAMAVMDGFRPIPMPPGSRVEVVRGERPVRWVRVDHSTFTDRLVTKLRLPVEGWRGPRAPKNQ; this comes from the coding sequence GTGAGTGACCGCCGGCAGATCCTGCTCGTCCCCCACACCGGCCGCAGCTCCAACGTCGACGCCGCCGAGCGTGCCGCGGAGCTGATGACCGGGGCCGGGATCGACGTCCGCGTGCTGGTCCATCAGGACGCCCGCCCCCTGGACAACAGCCCGGTGCTCGCGGATCTGCCGCGGGTGACCCACAACGCCGACGCCGCGAAGGGCTGCGACCTCGTCCTCGTGCTCGGCGGCGACGGCACCTTCCTGCGCGCCGCCGACCTGGCGCACGCCGTGGATCTGCCGGTCCTGGGCATCAACCTCGGCCACGTAGGCTTCCTCGCCGAGTGGGAGGCCGAGTCCCTCGACGAGGCCATCCAGCGCGTCATCGACCGGGACTACCGCGTCGAGGACCGCATGACCGTCGACGTCACCGTCCTCGACGACGACCTGGAGGTCATCGGCCGCGGCTGGGCGCTCAACGAGGTCAGCGTGGAGAACCTCAACCGCCGCGGCGTCCTGGACGCCATCCTCGAGGTCGACGGTCGACCCGTCAGCTCCTTCGGCTGCGACGGCGTGCTGATCTCCACCCCGACGGGTTCGACCGCCTACGCGTTCTCCGCTGGGGGACCGGTGCTCTGGCCGGAGCTCGACGCCATCCTGGTCGTGCCCAACAACGCGCACGCGCTGTTCACCAAGCCGCTGGTGGTCTCCCCGCGCTCGACCGTGGCGGTGGAGTCGAATCCGGGTGCGTCGCCGGCGATGGCCGTCATGGACGGTTTCCGCCCCATCCCCATGCCCCCGGGTTCGCGCGTGGAGGTCGTCCGCGGTGAGCGCCCGGTGCGCTGGGTGCGGGTGGACCACTCGACGTTCACCGACCGCCTGGTGACCAAGCTGCGGCTGCCCGTGGAGGGCTGGCGGGGACCCCGAGCCCCGAAGAATCAGTAG
- a CDS encoding HAD-IIA family hydrolase — translation MSLLTHHDALLLDLDGTVWEGGRAIPGAVEAITGAGLPGIYVTNNAYRAPGDVAEKLGTIGLSVGEDQVLTSAQAAIELASEHLTPGDPVLVVGSDSFRGLATQAGYVVVESADEQPRVVFQGHNPATGWAQLSEAALAIRAGAIHVASNLDTTLPSERGLLVGNGSMVAAVVSATGEPPVAAGKPGPALFRSAAARLGASRPLVVGDRIDTDIEGGNAAGMPTFQVFTGVSGHFDVLRAPREQRPTYLADSLAELNHDPRELRPGAQGGFTARLDSSDLLLDGGGPEATPIQALRTAAEVAWASEYRVKRIRPVGEHAKTAVGAWW, via the coding sequence ATGAGTCTTCTGACGCACCACGATGCCCTGCTCCTCGACCTCGACGGCACAGTCTGGGAGGGCGGCCGCGCCATCCCCGGCGCCGTGGAGGCGATCACCGGAGCCGGGTTGCCCGGCATCTACGTGACCAACAACGCCTACCGGGCACCCGGGGACGTGGCGGAGAAGCTCGGCACCATCGGCCTGAGCGTCGGGGAGGACCAGGTCCTGACCTCCGCGCAGGCGGCCATCGAGCTCGCCTCGGAGCACCTGACACCCGGCGACCCCGTTCTGGTCGTCGGCTCGGACTCCTTCCGCGGGCTGGCCACGCAGGCCGGCTACGTCGTCGTTGAGTCGGCGGATGAGCAGCCGCGCGTGGTCTTCCAGGGCCACAATCCGGCCACGGGGTGGGCGCAGCTCTCGGAGGCGGCGCTGGCGATCCGGGCGGGGGCGATCCACGTCGCCTCGAACCTGGACACCACGCTGCCGTCGGAGCGCGGCCTGCTCGTGGGCAACGGCTCGATGGTCGCGGCGGTCGTCTCCGCCACCGGGGAGCCGCCCGTCGCCGCCGGCAAGCCGGGACCGGCCCTGTTCCGCTCCGCCGCCGCACGCCTCGGCGCCTCGCGGCCGTTGGTCGTCGGGGACCGCATCGACACCGACATCGAGGGCGGCAACGCCGCCGGCATGCCGACCTTCCAGGTGTTCACGGGGGTTTCCGGCCACTTCGACGTCCTGCGCGCACCGCGTGAGCAACGCCCGACCTACCTGGCGGATTCGCTCGCGGAGCTCAATCACGACCCGCGGGAGCTGCGACCGGGTGCCCAGGGCGGTTTCACCGCCCGCCTGGATTCGAGCGACCTGCTGCTGGATGGGGGCGGACCCGAGGCTACTCCGATCCAGGCGCTGCGCACCGCCGCCGAGGTCGCGTGGGCCTCGGAGTACCGGGTCAAGCGCATCCGGCCCGTCGGCGAGCACGCGAAGACCGCTGTCGGGGCGTGGTGGTGA